In Arsenicicoccus dermatophilus, a genomic segment contains:
- a CDS encoding response regulator: MTSRIVLVDDHPIVRAGLHTLLAADPRIDVVGEAASGEEALVVVDALARAGQGPDLVLMDLQLGTGITGIEATRQLRATHPQVRVMVLTTFDADTDIFGALEAGAVGYVLKDTPTATLVQAVLDAAAGRPALSPEVALRMVGRVAAPDAGLSPREAEILQLLATGAGNRDIARRLFISESTVKGHLVHVYDKLGVDNRTAAARVARERRLIR; this comes from the coding sequence ATGACCTCCCGGATCGTCCTGGTCGACGACCACCCCATCGTCCGGGCCGGGCTGCACACCCTGCTCGCCGCCGACCCGCGCATCGACGTGGTCGGCGAGGCCGCCTCCGGCGAGGAGGCGCTCGTGGTGGTCGACGCGCTCGCCCGCGCCGGGCAGGGCCCGGACCTGGTGCTCATGGACCTGCAGCTCGGCACGGGGATCACCGGCATCGAGGCCACCCGGCAGCTGCGCGCGACCCACCCGCAGGTGCGGGTGATGGTGCTGACGACCTTCGATGCCGACACGGACATCTTCGGGGCGCTCGAGGCCGGTGCCGTCGGCTATGTCCTCAAGGACACCCCCACCGCCACCCTGGTCCAGGCGGTGCTCGACGCCGCGGCCGGCCGCCCAGCCCTGTCCCCGGAGGTGGCGCTGCGCATGGTCGGTCGCGTCGCCGCCCCGGACGCCGGGCTGAGCCCGCGCGAGGCCGAGATCCTGCAGCTGCTCGCCACCGGGGCCGGCAACCGGGACATCGCGCGACGCCTGTTCATCTCCGAGTCCACGGTCAAGGGGCACCTGGTGCACGTGTACGACAAGCTCGGCGTGGACAACCGCACGGCCGCGGCGCGGGTGGCCCGGGAGCGCCGGCTGATCCGCTGA
- a CDS encoding thioredoxin family protein, producing MHSSSKTAGALAAGLMVAGLGAGFTPALAAQATPARSVPAVDVAAQGSVVEVTSANKAQVKEMAKSKPVVFLVTAPSWCGACRQLDPVIHDLNAKAGGTWTLAVIDTDKAKDAAQEFGVRGLPTMIPWGKSGEMKSPARMVGWGGQGKTSSWIDSVVKAYGPTKPGPKPAPKPAPTKPGPKPGPKPAPTKPGPKPAPTKPGPKPAPVPTSTPAPAPVPGDGKLPTLPAGAVQLTDKNFQKEVIQESAKRTVVIDFSKDQCEPCLALAPIMDEKYKADKGSWQYTRLDGTAFPELWKKFDNPWFPTLIAFRDGKEIARHTGYEGDKAAITAWLDGVAKGQAPANDPLVMELKDTATWNQMIAMSKRHPVALRVHMGRPFRKHGEMAEKMVKADGGKWSLVNADLPTVACLLHGRGVRPQGMPIMYVFYNGKMQLKPLVGFVQEPQMRQWIDTMLSTHYPKA from the coding sequence ATGCACAGCTCGTCCAAGACCGCCGGCGCGCTGGCCGCCGGCCTCATGGTCGCCGGCCTCGGGGCCGGTTTCACCCCCGCTCTCGCCGCCCAGGCCACCCCCGCACGCTCCGTCCCGGCCGTCGACGTCGCCGCCCAGGGCTCCGTGGTCGAGGTCACCTCCGCCAACAAGGCCCAGGTCAAGGAGATGGCCAAGTCCAAGCCGGTCGTCTTCCTGGTCACCGCGCCGTCGTGGTGCGGCGCCTGCCGCCAGCTCGACCCGGTCATCCACGACCTCAACGCCAAGGCCGGCGGCACCTGGACCCTCGCGGTCATCGACACCGACAAGGCCAAGGACGCAGCCCAGGAGTTCGGCGTCCGCGGGCTCCCCACGATGATCCCCTGGGGCAAGAGCGGCGAGATGAAGTCGCCCGCCCGCATGGTCGGCTGGGGCGGCCAGGGCAAGACGAGCAGCTGGATCGACAGCGTGGTCAAGGCCTACGGCCCCACCAAGCCGGGCCCGAAGCCCGCCCCCAAGCCGGCCCCCACCAAGCCCGGCCCGAAGCCCGGCCCCAAGCCGGCCCCCACCAAGCCCGGCCCCAAGCCGGCCCCCACCAAGCCGGGCCCGAAGCCCGCCCCGGTACCCACCAGCACCCCAGCCCCGGCCCCCGTGCCCGGTGACGGCAAGCTGCCCACCCTCCCCGCGGGCGCCGTGCAGCTGACCGACAAGAACTTCCAGAAGGAGGTCATCCAGGAGTCCGCCAAGCGCACCGTCGTCATCGACTTCTCCAAGGACCAGTGCGAGCCCTGCCTGGCGCTCGCGCCGATCATGGACGAGAAGTACAAGGCCGACAAGGGCTCCTGGCAGTACACGCGTCTCGACGGCACGGCCTTCCCGGAGCTGTGGAAGAAGTTCGACAACCCGTGGTTCCCGACCCTCATCGCCTTCCGTGACGGCAAGGAGATCGCCCGTCACACCGGCTACGAGGGCGACAAGGCTGCCATCACCGCGTGGCTCGACGGCGTCGCCAAGGGCCAGGCCCCCGCGAACGACCCGCTCGTCATGGAGCTCAAGGACACCGCGACCTGGAACCAGATGATCGCCATGTCCAAGCGTCACCCGGTCGCCCTGCGCGTCCACATGGGCCGCCCCTTCCGCAAGCACGGCGAGATGGCCGAGAAGATGGTCAAGGCCGACGGGGGCAAGTGGAGCCTCGTCAACGCCGACCTGCCGACGGTGGCCTGCCTGCTCCACGGCCGTGGCGTCCGCCCCCAGGGCATGCCGATCATGTACGTCTTCTACAACGGCAAGATGCAGCTCAAGCCGCTGGTGGGCTTCGTCCAGGAGCCGCAGATGCGTCAGTGGATCGACACCATGCTGAGCACGCACTACCCCAAGGCCTGA
- a CDS encoding GGDEF domain-containing protein yields MSTSVGLRPQRAAARWPQVTPPHRLLAVLVAFVAATLVLIGAYWLLPDLPSSSIAFAASRILSTVAFAAGALTSRRGFRQDWLLMTGAIAVWAGGDLTAAIRVYTHGMVGDWRLEGMGSLVAFALMGVGVLRLAHRDGFVAGAAVTLDAAVYVVAVALLWWVMVGQQVLAHHQAHPSEVLLASIGPFGDALLLAAATAIISSRNAHALSSRALVLMAAAALVGDLGFGRSVSGPEQVLPHWVPAVWMAQFALAAVAALSSGLVAEDSRSRLSALGVTLTTFAMGGPLVATVLRSYRGDEPLHPATLPVVLTGTLAMILLVSYRVLLVVRQLESQAEELVTTARTDELTSLPNRRAGRHLLEDAIDEARAQGRPLAVALLDLDHFKAYNDAHGHQGGDRLLQEAGRSWTAALGDRGLVYRYGGEEFVVVLPGHTLADAEPLLDAMRLATPLGETFSAGLAELRAGDDAQRLVGRADAALYAAKAAGRDRTTASA; encoded by the coding sequence GTGAGCACGTCAGTCGGCCTCCGCCCCCAGCGCGCTGCGGCCCGCTGGCCCCAGGTCACGCCTCCGCACCGGCTGCTCGCGGTGCTCGTGGCCTTCGTCGCCGCCACCCTCGTGCTCATCGGCGCCTACTGGCTGCTGCCCGACCTGCCCTCCAGCAGCATCGCCTTCGCCGCCTCGCGGATCCTGTCCACGGTGGCCTTCGCCGCCGGTGCGCTCACCTCGCGGCGGGGCTTCCGACAGGACTGGCTGCTCATGACCGGGGCGATCGCCGTGTGGGCGGGCGGCGACCTGACCGCGGCGATCCGGGTCTACACCCACGGGATGGTGGGGGACTGGCGCCTGGAGGGGATGGGCTCCCTCGTGGCCTTCGCGCTCATGGGCGTAGGGGTCCTCCGGCTCGCCCACCGGGACGGCTTCGTCGCCGGGGCCGCAGTCACCCTGGACGCCGCCGTCTACGTCGTCGCGGTCGCGCTGCTGTGGTGGGTGATGGTCGGCCAGCAGGTGCTCGCCCACCACCAGGCCCACCCCTCCGAGGTGCTCCTCGCGAGCATCGGCCCGTTCGGCGACGCGCTGCTGCTCGCCGCGGCCACGGCGATCATCAGCTCCCGCAACGCGCACGCCCTCTCCTCGCGGGCCCTGGTCCTCATGGCGGCGGCCGCCCTCGTCGGCGACCTCGGCTTCGGCCGCTCCGTGAGCGGCCCGGAGCAGGTGCTGCCCCACTGGGTGCCGGCGGTGTGGATGGCGCAGTTCGCGCTCGCCGCCGTCGCGGCGCTCAGCTCGGGCCTGGTCGCCGAGGACTCCCGCTCCCGGCTGTCCGCGCTGGGGGTCACCCTCACGACCTTCGCGATGGGCGGCCCCCTCGTCGCGACCGTCCTGAGGTCCTACCGCGGCGACGAGCCCCTGCACCCCGCCACGCTGCCCGTCGTCCTCACGGGCACCCTGGCGATGATCCTGCTGGTGTCCTACCGCGTGCTGCTGGTCGTGCGCCAGCTCGAGTCGCAGGCCGAGGAGCTGGTGACCACCGCTCGCACCGACGAGCTCACCAGCCTGCCCAACCGGCGCGCCGGACGCCACCTGCTCGAGGACGCCATCGACGAGGCCCGCGCCCAGGGGCGCCCGCTCGCCGTGGCACTGCTCGACCTGGACCACTTCAAGGCCTACAACGACGCCCACGGCCACCAGGGCGGTGACCGGCTGCTGCAGGAGGCCGGGCGGTCCTGGACCGCCGCGCTCGGCGACCGCGGCCTGGTCTACCGGTACGGCGGGGAGGAGTTCGTCGTCGTCCTGCCCGGCCACACCCTCGCCGACGCCGAGCCGCTGCTCGACGCCATGCGCCTGGCCACGCCGCTCGGCGAGACCTTCTCCGCCGGGCTGGCCGAGCTGCGTGCCGGGGACGACGCCCAGCGCCTCGTGGGTCGCGCCGACGCCGCGCTGTATGCCGCCAAGGCCGCCGGACGCGACCGCACCACGGCCAGCGCATGA
- a CDS encoding ABC transporter ATP-binding protein, whose amino-acid sequence MTLTTSRTTPLGAVLDRPAAALTLDRVTVRHPDGVAEDGTPRHLLALDQVSLAADPGTVTAVVGPSGSGKSTLLGVVAGLVVPDEGTVTVGGTRLDGLGEDGRTRLRRDRVGIVFQQPNLLASLTAVEQLTVAAHLAGDRGAELRGARERARLLLDRVGLGGQGDRRPHQLSGGQRQRVNIARALMRTPAVLLVDEPTSALDHERSRAIVDLLAEVTRETGVATLLVTHDLETTDVADRVVTLRDGRLVPPNG is encoded by the coding sequence ATGACCCTCACCACCAGCCGTACGACCCCTCTGGGCGCCGTCCTCGACCGCCCGGCGGCGGCCCTGACCCTCGACCGGGTCACCGTCCGCCACCCCGACGGGGTCGCCGAGGACGGCACGCCCCGGCACCTGCTCGCCCTGGACCAGGTGTCGCTGGCCGCCGACCCCGGCACGGTCACCGCCGTCGTCGGACCGTCGGGGTCCGGCAAGTCCACGCTGCTGGGCGTGGTCGCGGGCCTGGTCGTGCCCGACGAGGGCACGGTCACCGTCGGCGGCACCCGCCTGGACGGTCTGGGCGAGGACGGACGCACCCGGCTGCGCCGCGACCGGGTCGGCATCGTCTTCCAGCAGCCCAACCTGCTGGCCTCCCTGACCGCGGTGGAGCAGCTGACCGTCGCCGCCCACCTCGCGGGGGACCGCGGGGCCGAGCTGCGGGGGGCACGCGAGCGCGCCCGGCTGCTGCTCGACCGGGTGGGCCTGGGCGGCCAAGGGGACCGTCGCCCGCACCAGCTGTCCGGCGGGCAGCGGCAGCGGGTCAACATCGCCCGCGCCCTGATGCGGACCCCGGCCGTGCTGCTCGTCGACGAGCCGACCAGCGCCCTGGACCACGAGCGCTCCCGGGCGATCGTCGACCTGCTCGCCGAGGTCACACGGGAGACGGGCGTCGCGACCCTGCTCGTCACCCACGACCTGGAGACCACGGACGTGGCCGACCGGGTGGTGACGCTCAGGGACGGACGCCTCGTCCCGCCGAACGGCTGA
- a CDS encoding DNA polymerase III subunit delta': protein MWEQLVGQQPTIETLSAAVADPTAMTHAWLLTGPPGSGRSVAARCFAAALQCPQGGCGTCLECRTALDGTHADVDVVATSGLSIGVDLARQLVQTGALRPSVGRYRVIVVEDADRLTEQAANALLKAVEEPVSRTVWLLCAPSLHDVIVTIRSRSRHVRLRTPPVAAVAELLVRRDGVDPAMAAYAARAAQSHIGIARRLATDAAARERRHTIVSLPAKIQGVGDAVDAAADLAAIADEESGASGAERDAVERRQLLERLGADPAARAQPPHVRSAVAALEREQKQRATRHARDVIDRSLVDLTSVYRDALVRRLGTPVDLVNVDIEPVVARVAQVNTSEQLLHAIDAIGIARERIDRNVAPLLALEAMCLALRLPR from the coding sequence GTGTGGGAGCAGCTGGTCGGCCAGCAGCCCACGATCGAGACCCTGTCGGCCGCGGTGGCCGACCCGACGGCGATGACGCACGCCTGGCTGCTGACCGGGCCGCCCGGGTCCGGGCGGTCGGTGGCGGCCCGCTGCTTCGCCGCCGCGCTGCAGTGCCCGCAGGGCGGGTGCGGCACCTGTCTGGAGTGCCGGACCGCGCTGGACGGCACCCACGCCGACGTCGACGTGGTCGCCACCTCCGGGCTGTCCATCGGCGTCGACCTCGCCCGGCAGCTGGTGCAGACCGGCGCCCTGCGGCCCTCGGTCGGCCGCTACCGGGTGATCGTGGTCGAGGACGCGGACCGGCTCACCGAGCAGGCTGCCAACGCGCTGCTCAAGGCCGTCGAGGAGCCGGTGTCGCGCACGGTGTGGCTGCTGTGCGCACCCTCGCTCCACGACGTCATCGTGACGATCCGCTCGCGGTCGCGGCACGTGCGGCTGCGGACGCCTCCGGTCGCCGCGGTCGCCGAGCTGCTCGTGCGCCGCGACGGGGTGGACCCCGCGATGGCGGCCTACGCCGCGCGCGCTGCCCAGAGCCACATCGGTATCGCCAGGCGGCTCGCCACCGACGCGGCCGCCCGTGAGCGCCGGCACACGATCGTGTCGCTGCCGGCCAAGATCCAGGGGGTGGGCGACGCCGTCGACGCCGCGGCCGACCTGGCCGCCATCGCCGACGAGGAGTCCGGAGCCTCCGGCGCGGAGCGCGACGCCGTCGAGCGCCGCCAGCTGCTGGAGCGCCTCGGGGCCGACCCCGCCGCGCGCGCCCAGCCGCCGCACGTCCGGTCCGCGGTCGCCGCCCTCGAACGCGAGCAGAAGCAGCGGGCCACCCGCCACGCCCGCGACGTCATCGATCGCTCCCTCGTGGACCTGACCAGCGTCTATCGCGACGCCCTCGTCCGCCGGCTCGGCACACCCGTCGACCTGGTCAACGTGGACATCGAGCCCGTGGTCGCCCGCGTCGCGCAGGTCAACACCTCCGAGCAGCTGCTGCACGCCATCGACGCCATCGGCATCGCCCGCGAGCGCATCGACCGCAACGTCGCGCCCCTGCTGGCGCTCGAGGCGATGTGCCTGGCGCTGCGTCTGCCGCGGTGA
- a CDS encoding GGDEF domain-containing protein, with amino-acid sequence MIRLVVVLAIVAQAGLWLVPGRWGVTVVAACAAACLVVLARAGLARPTHRHQGKRLVEGGVLLGLGTMGGALAEPWTGSPRWGPAAVVMVVGSGLLAWGMIGVARREGLLPDAAVGLESVATGVSLLVGWWALTGWQAVAAAPRWTSLAAQVYPLGAAALLTGLIVLLGSRRGSDGICLALVAAAALMILGDLAHGLASIGVLAETPAVALWSCGLAALAVAPLLERPDREPRLSAVSGAGVVLLLLSVVLPGAILVVRRATLGEAVTPTTAAVVIGGFLVAALLVAARLLHLVRLVEAQHEQLHQTARTDELTGLPNRRAGDRILARAVREARRHGTCVTVAMIDLDRFKEYNDSRGHQAGDQLLRRAGRAWDAELADRGTLARYGGEEFLVVLPGTEPDQAVTILAAMRNATPRHQSFSAGLAAWQPGEDVPTLLRRVDQALYAAKKAGRARTIAAA; translated from the coding sequence ATGATCCGACTCGTCGTCGTGCTGGCGATCGTCGCCCAGGCCGGCCTGTGGCTCGTCCCCGGTCGGTGGGGCGTGACGGTCGTCGCAGCCTGCGCCGCCGCCTGCCTGGTCGTCCTCGCCCGCGCCGGTCTGGCCCGACCCACGCACCGTCACCAGGGGAAGCGCCTCGTCGAGGGCGGCGTGCTGCTCGGCCTGGGGACCATGGGCGGGGCGCTCGCCGAGCCGTGGACCGGCAGCCCCCGCTGGGGGCCGGCCGCCGTCGTGATGGTGGTCGGGTCCGGCCTGCTCGCCTGGGGCATGATCGGGGTGGCCCGACGGGAGGGCCTGCTCCCCGACGCCGCCGTGGGCCTGGAGTCGGTCGCCACGGGCGTCAGCCTCCTCGTCGGGTGGTGGGCGCTGACCGGCTGGCAGGCCGTCGCCGCAGCCCCCCGCTGGACCTCCCTGGCGGCCCAGGTCTATCCCCTCGGCGCCGCCGCCCTGCTGACCGGGCTGATCGTGCTGCTCGGGTCCCGCCGCGGCAGCGACGGGATCTGCCTCGCGCTCGTCGCGGCGGCCGCACTGATGATCCTGGGCGACCTCGCTCACGGCCTGGCCAGCATCGGGGTGCTGGCCGAGACCCCTGCCGTGGCCCTGTGGTCGTGCGGGCTGGCGGCGCTCGCGGTGGCACCGCTGCTCGAGCGTCCGGACCGGGAGCCTCGCCTGTCCGCGGTGTCCGGGGCCGGCGTCGTCCTGCTCCTGCTCTCGGTGGTGCTGCCCGGCGCCATCCTCGTCGTGCGCCGGGCGACCCTGGGCGAGGCGGTCACCCCCACCACCGCAGCCGTCGTCATCGGCGGCTTCCTGGTCGCGGCCCTGCTGGTGGCCGCCCGGCTCCTGCACCTCGTCCGCCTCGTCGAGGCCCAGCACGAGCAGCTCCACCAGACCGCCCGCACCGACGAGCTCACCGGCCTGCCCAACCGCCGGGCCGGCGACCGCATCCTCGCCCGGGCGGTGCGGGAGGCCCGTCGCCACGGCACCTGCGTCACCGTCGCGATGATCGACCTCGACCGCTTCAAGGAGTACAACGACAGCCGAGGCCACCAGGCCGGTGACCAGCTCCTGCGCCGGGCCGGACGCGCCTGGGACGCCGAGCTCGCCGACCGCGGCACCCTCGCCCGGTACGGCGGCGAGGAGTTCCTCGTCGTGCTGCCCGGCACCGAGCCGGACCAGGCCGTCACGATCCTCGCCGCCATGCGCAACGCCACCCCCCGGCACCAGAGCTTCTCGGCCGGCCTCGCCGCGTGGCAGCCCGGCGAGGACGTCCCGACCCTGCTGCGGCGGGTCGACCAGGCACTGTATGCCGCGAAGAAGGCCGGACGGGCCCGCACGATCGCCGCCGCGTGA
- a CDS encoding sensor histidine kinase, which produces MSAPAGPVSDRRLVVTMRHAMHTAVGLLTLVAVLRSWLQRTTVPAGETRVCLALGAAGLLLLLYAAGSARPHPLSDRFGHHDPLSPLPLGPATRWWLAGLLLLWGLGVLATDGFAWVAFPMFFLALLALPGPGGPLVVLALVGWAVAGGSARDHLWGGPIAPPAVGAWLGPLLGALVALLGQAIYVQLRRDALRHRALLDELRRTHEDLAATEHTNGVLAERERLAREIHDTIGQGLASIVVLARTARPDDPQALALIETTARENLAEARRFTRDLDGGPASAAGLEAALRGLVADAARRSQAAGHPLDVTVSVTGNPPSQVAPATMTALHRGTQATLANVLRHARASRCAVGLGWFGDEVVVDVVDDGVGFDPAAPGPSDGTAHFGLRGLRARLAEVGGAVTVDSVPGEGTTVALTAPVRHTAAGRTPDPHPPAQPQEQP; this is translated from the coding sequence GTGAGCGCGCCCGCCGGACCCGTGAGCGACCGTCGCCTGGTCGTGACGATGCGGCACGCCATGCACACCGCCGTCGGGCTGCTGACGCTGGTGGCGGTGCTGCGGTCCTGGCTGCAGCGAACGACCGTGCCCGCCGGGGAGACTCGCGTCTGCCTCGCCCTGGGTGCGGCCGGGCTCCTGCTCCTGCTGTATGCCGCCGGGAGCGCTCGTCCTCATCCCCTGTCCGACCGCTTCGGCCACCACGACCCGCTGTCTCCTCTCCCCCTCGGGCCGGCGACGCGGTGGTGGCTGGCCGGGCTGCTGCTCCTGTGGGGCCTCGGCGTCCTGGCCACGGACGGCTTCGCGTGGGTGGCCTTCCCGATGTTCTTCCTCGCCCTGCTGGCGCTGCCCGGGCCGGGCGGGCCGCTCGTGGTGCTCGCCCTGGTGGGCTGGGCCGTGGCGGGTGGGTCGGCGCGAGACCACCTGTGGGGCGGGCCGATCGCTCCACCCGCGGTCGGCGCCTGGCTGGGTCCGCTGCTCGGCGCCCTGGTGGCCCTGCTCGGCCAGGCGATCTACGTGCAGCTGCGCCGGGACGCCCTGCGACATCGCGCCCTGCTCGACGAGCTGCGGCGCACCCACGAGGATCTCGCGGCCACCGAGCACACCAACGGCGTCCTCGCCGAGCGCGAGCGGCTCGCCCGCGAGATCCACGACACCATCGGCCAGGGGCTCGCCTCGATCGTCGTGCTCGCCCGCACCGCCCGCCCCGACGACCCCCAGGCGCTGGCTCTGATCGAGACCACGGCGCGTGAGAACCTCGCGGAGGCAAGGCGATTCACCCGCGACCTGGACGGCGGGCCCGCGAGCGCGGCCGGGCTCGAGGCAGCCCTGCGGGGCCTCGTCGCCGACGCCGCCCGCCGCTCCCAGGCGGCCGGCCACCCGCTCGACGTCACCGTCTCGGTCACGGGAAACCCTCCCTCCCAGGTGGCTCCGGCCACGATGACCGCCCTGCACCGCGGCACCCAGGCGACCCTGGCCAACGTCCTGCGTCACGCGCGGGCGTCCCGCTGCGCCGTCGGGCTGGGCTGGTTCGGGGACGAGGTGGTCGTGGACGTGGTCGACGACGGGGTGGGCTTCGACCCCGCCGCGCCCGGGCCGTCCGACGGGACGGCGCACTTCGGGCTGCGAGGGCTGCGGGCACGACTCGCCGAGGTGGGCGGCGCCGTGACCGTCGACAGCGTCCCCGGCGAGGGCACCACCGTGGCGCTGACCGCCCCCGTCCGGCATACGGCCGCGGGCCGCACGCCCGACCCCCACCCGCCCGCGCAGCCGCAGGAGCAGCCATGA
- a CDS encoding ABC transporter permease, with protein MFVALREIRTARGRFALMVTVVALITLLLAVLTALTQGLGRQSTSALDTLDGRVDRIVLTPTSGTTATYGDSVVTAAQARTWSAAAGVEGVEPLAIGHARVARPGTGSAASVALWGAPPTGVAARTLTDQAPATPPLDERAIVLPQDTADALGVRVGDPVDVEGHGLRVAAVRPTRWYSHSPVALVTSSTFAQVGHLARGQVGSALLVRTTGSDEALAALDARAGTVALSPGDSLGALPGYRSERSSLLLVQGFLYAISALVVLAFVSVWTIQRTRDLAVLRALGASRRYVLGDALGQAASLLVVGTLLGGALGASTVLALRDTAPVLAGPTTFAVPVLGIAVLGLLGSAAATRRVSRVDPLLALGGS; from the coding sequence ATGTTCGTCGCCCTGCGTGAGATCCGCACCGCGCGAGGACGGTTCGCCCTGATGGTGACCGTCGTCGCGCTCATCACCCTGCTGCTCGCCGTGCTCACCGCCCTCACCCAGGGCCTCGGCCGACAGTCCACCTCGGCCCTCGACACGCTCGACGGGCGCGTCGACCGGATCGTGCTCACCCCCACCTCGGGGACGACCGCGACGTATGGCGACTCGGTGGTCACCGCCGCGCAGGCCCGCACCTGGTCGGCTGCGGCCGGGGTCGAGGGCGTGGAGCCGCTGGCCATCGGGCACGCCCGGGTCGCACGCCCGGGCACCGGGTCCGCCGCGTCGGTGGCGCTGTGGGGAGCGCCACCGACCGGTGTGGCGGCCCGGACCCTCACCGACCAGGCCCCCGCGACCCCACCGCTCGACGAGAGGGCGATCGTGCTGCCGCAGGACACGGCCGACGCGCTCGGCGTCCGCGTCGGCGACCCGGTCGACGTCGAGGGGCACGGGCTGCGGGTCGCCGCGGTGCGGCCCACCCGGTGGTACTCGCACTCCCCGGTCGCCCTCGTCACCAGCTCGACCTTCGCCCAGGTGGGGCACCTGGCGCGCGGGCAGGTCGGCTCGGCGCTGCTGGTTCGCACCACCGGGTCCGACGAGGCGCTCGCGGCCCTGGACGCCCGGGCCGGGACCGTCGCCCTGAGCCCGGGCGACTCGCTCGGCGCCCTGCCCGGCTACCGCAGCGAGCGCTCCTCGCTGCTGCTGGTCCAGGGCTTCCTCTACGCGATCTCCGCGCTGGTCGTGCTGGCCTTCGTCAGCGTCTGGACGATCCAGCGCACCCGTGACCTGGCGGTGCTGCGGGCCCTGGGGGCCTCCCGCCGCTATGTCCTCGGCGACGCCCTCGGCCAGGCGGCGAGCCTGCTCGTCGTGGGCACCCTGCTCGGCGGCGCGCTCGGGGCGTCGACGGTGCTCGCCCTGCGCGACACCGCCCCCGTGCTCGCCGGGCCGACGACCTTCGCCGTACCCGTCCTCGGCATCGCCGTCCTGGGCCTGCTCGGCTCGGCGGCCGCCACCCGGCGCGTCTCCCGCGTCGACCCCCTGCTCGCTCTCGGAGGCAGCTGA
- a CDS encoding alpha/beta hydrolase, with the protein MLPRPSRPARVLAVLTGLSLAVGGCSLPGSQKTATSTTSAAGMPSHSPDLAKFYSQTIDWQKCGRFQCGELLVPVDYDKPTGETIKLALKRQRSTSRSRAGSLVINPGGPGASGVDFVEDFAPTVAGNVQRHYDIVSFDPRGVARSHPVTCLDAKEMDTFLGQDPTPDDQSEREQMMAQNKKFADACKQRTGDLIAHVSTVEAAKDMDVLRAAIGDPKLNYYGASYGTFLGATYAGLFPKHVGRVVLDGVIDPAQDGKQSALGQATGFERATRAYMEHCVGTGQCPLGKTVDEAMQGLSDFLKQVDAKPIDARGIGTGTLTEGWASLGLALPMYSSELWPDLDQALIAAKQDNGQPLMRLAMQYADRNDDGTYKGNMLQAINAVNCLDRPTPGGADTFAQEEKDFTAAAPVWGRFMAWGESVCGPWPVTGKGKAEPIKATGSGPIVVLGTTRDPATPYENSVALAKALDEGVLVTREGDGHTAYQQGNNCIDRLVDDYLVKDKVPSDGARC; encoded by the coding sequence ATGCTGCCGCGCCCGTCCCGTCCTGCCCGTGTGCTCGCCGTCCTCACCGGCCTCTCCCTGGCCGTCGGTGGTTGCTCCTTGCCCGGTTCGCAGAAGACCGCCACCAGCACCACCTCGGCGGCGGGCATGCCCTCCCACTCGCCCGACCTCGCGAAGTTCTACTCCCAGACCATCGACTGGCAGAAGTGCGGGCGCTTCCAGTGCGGCGAGCTGCTGGTCCCCGTGGACTACGACAAGCCGACGGGCGAGACGATCAAACTCGCCCTCAAGCGCCAGCGGTCCACGTCCCGCTCCCGTGCGGGCTCCCTGGTGATCAACCCCGGCGGCCCGGGTGCCTCCGGGGTGGACTTCGTGGAGGACTTCGCACCCACGGTGGCGGGGAACGTGCAGCGGCACTACGACATCGTCAGCTTCGACCCGCGCGGCGTCGCCCGCTCCCACCCGGTCACCTGCCTGGACGCCAAGGAGATGGACACCTTCCTCGGGCAGGACCCGACGCCCGACGACCAGTCCGAGCGCGAGCAGATGATGGCGCAGAACAAGAAGTTCGCCGACGCCTGCAAGCAGCGCACCGGTGACCTGATCGCGCACGTCTCCACCGTCGAGGCCGCCAAGGACATGGACGTGCTGCGGGCGGCGATCGGCGACCCCAAGCTCAACTACTACGGCGCGTCCTACGGCACCTTCCTGGGGGCGACCTACGCCGGCCTGTTCCCCAAGCACGTCGGGCGCGTGGTCCTCGACGGCGTCATCGACCCCGCCCAGGACGGCAAGCAGTCGGCGCTCGGGCAGGCCACGGGCTTCGAGCGGGCCACGCGGGCGTACATGGAGCACTGCGTCGGCACCGGCCAGTGCCCCCTCGGCAAGACCGTCGACGAGGCGATGCAGGGTCTCAGCGACTTCCTCAAGCAGGTCGACGCCAAGCCGATCGACGCCCGCGGCATCGGCACCGGCACCCTCACCGAGGGGTGGGCCTCGCTGGGCCTGGCGCTGCCGATGTACTCCTCCGAGCTGTGGCCCGACCTGGACCAGGCGCTCATCGCCGCCAAGCAGGACAACGGGCAGCCGCTCATGCGCCTGGCGATGCAGTATGCCGACCGCAACGACGACGGCACCTACAAGGGCAACATGCTCCAGGCGATCAACGCGGTGAACTGCCTGGACCGCCCGACGCCCGGAGGTGCGGACACCTTCGCCCAGGAGGAGAAGGACTTCACCGCCGCCGCCCCGGTGTGGGGCCGGTTCATGGCCTGGGGCGAGTCGGTGTGCGGGCCCTGGCCGGTCACGGGCAAGGGCAAGGCCGAGCCGATCAAGGCGACCGGCTCCGGACCCATCGTCGTGCTGGGCACGACCCGCGACCCGGCGACCCCCTACGAGAACTCCGTGGCCCTGGCCAAGGCGCTCGACGAGGGCGTCCTGGTCACCCGCGAGGGGGACGGCCACACGGCCTACCAGCAGGGCAACAACTGCATCGACCGGCTGGTCGACGACTACCTCGTCAAGGACAAGGTGCCCTCCGACGGCGCCCGCTGCTGA